A portion of the uncultured Draconibacterium sp. genome contains these proteins:
- a CDS encoding JAB domain-containing protein — protein MKIDYFKVSEIKVSYTDKVKASERPQIGASKDAAHIFKHIFKDCIQHHEEFYVMLLNRGNKVLGVSCISKGGISGTVVDVKIILQLALKANASSLIVSHNHPSGNLTASAADVKITEKLKNACQLIDLSLLDHLIVTDESYLSFADNGLL, from the coding sequence ATGAAAATTGATTATTTCAAAGTTTCCGAGATTAAAGTGTCTTATACTGACAAAGTAAAAGCATCAGAAAGACCTCAAATTGGCGCATCAAAAGATGCAGCTCATATTTTCAAACACATTTTTAAAGACTGTATTCAGCACCATGAAGAGTTTTATGTAATGCTGTTAAATCGTGGCAACAAAGTTCTTGGTGTATCCTGTATTTCTAAAGGTGGAATTTCCGGGACCGTTGTCGATGTAAAAATAATTCTGCAACTAGCTTTAAAAGCAAATGCTTCTTCATTGATTGTTTCTCATAATCACCCGAGTGGTAACCTAACCGCCAGTGCGGCTGATGTAAAAATTACCGAAAAACTTAAAAACGCATGTCAGCTTATCGATTTAAGTCTTCTGGACCATCTGATCGTTACTGATGAAAGCTATCTGAGTTTTGCTGATAATGGATTATTATAA